In one Polynucleobacter sp. JS-JIR-5-A7 genomic region, the following are encoded:
- the purE gene encoding 5-(carboxyamino)imidazole ribonucleotide mutase — MSKMPIVGIVMGSNSDWDTMQHAAQMLEQFGIAHEAKVLSAHRMPDDMFQYAENAQANGLQAIIAGAGGAAHLPGMLASKTIIPIYGVPVASKYLRGEDSLYSIVQMPKGVPVATFAIGEAGAANAALHVIAGLALHDADLAKRLEEFRVKQSDTARSMNLPGY, encoded by the coding sequence ATGAGCAAGATGCCAATAGTCGGAATAGTGATGGGTTCCAATTCAGATTGGGATACCATGCAGCACGCCGCTCAGATGCTTGAGCAATTTGGTATTGCTCACGAAGCAAAAGTACTCTCCGCACACCGCATGCCCGATGATATGTTTCAGTATGCTGAAAACGCTCAAGCTAATGGCTTGCAAGCCATCATTGCTGGTGCAGGTGGAGCAGCTCACTTACCAGGTATGCTGGCCTCTAAAACAATTATTCCGATTTATGGTGTTCCAGTCGCCAGCAAATATTTGCGTGGTGAAGATTCTTTATATTCGATTGTACAAATGCCAAAGGGTGTTCCTGTAGCAACCTTTGCGATTGGCGAAGCTGGTGCAGCAAACGCGGCTTTGCATGTTATTGCAGGCTTAGCCTTGCATGATGCTGATTTGGCTAAGCGTCTTGAAGAGTTCCGCGTGAAGCAATCAGATACCGCGCGTTCTATGAACTTGCCGGGATATTAA
- a CDS encoding phosphoribosylaminoimidazolesuccinocarboxamide synthase has protein sequence MPALYATSIKSLPLLSKGKVRDVYALGDDKLLMITTDRLSAFDVVMGEPIPEKGIVLNQMANFWFDKLSKVIPNHLTGIDPVTVVAADEVEQVKGRAVVAKCLKPILVEAVVRGYLAGSGWKDYKDTGKVCGIALPAGLENAQKLPEPIFTPAAKAEVGEHDENISFEKVIELIGEKLANQIREVSIRLYQEASEYAATRGIIIADTKFEFGLDDAGQLVLMDEILTADSSRFWPAETYYVGSNPPSYDKQFVRDWLETAQVNGQLWPKTAPAPQLPAEVIEKTAQKYREALSRLTE, from the coding sequence ATGCCCGCTCTATACGCAACTTCGATTAAGTCATTGCCTTTGCTGTCCAAAGGCAAGGTGCGTGATGTCTATGCACTGGGCGATGACAAGCTTCTCATGATTACAACGGATCGCTTATCTGCGTTTGATGTAGTGATGGGCGAGCCTATTCCAGAAAAAGGTATTGTCCTCAATCAAATGGCTAACTTTTGGTTTGATAAGTTAAGCAAGGTAATCCCAAACCATTTGACTGGTATCGATCCTGTAACTGTCGTCGCAGCTGATGAAGTTGAGCAAGTTAAGGGGCGCGCAGTAGTTGCGAAGTGCTTAAAGCCTATATTAGTTGAGGCAGTGGTGCGCGGCTATCTTGCTGGTAGCGGTTGGAAGGATTACAAAGACACCGGTAAAGTTTGTGGCATTGCATTGCCCGCTGGTTTAGAGAACGCCCAAAAATTACCCGAACCTATTTTTACTCCTGCCGCTAAAGCTGAAGTTGGTGAGCATGATGAAAATATTTCCTTTGAAAAAGTTATTGAGTTGATTGGCGAAAAATTGGCCAATCAAATTCGTGAAGTCAGCATTCGTCTTTATCAAGAAGCTTCTGAATATGCTGCTACTCGCGGAATCATCATTGCCGATACTAAGTTTGAGTTTGGTCTGGATGATGCCGGTCAATTGGTTTTAATGGATGAGATTCTCACGGCAGATTCTTCACGTTTTTGGCCAGCTGAGACCTATTACGTGGGCTCAAACCCACCGTCCTATGACAAGCAGTTTGTGCGTGATTGGCTGGAAACTGCTCAGGTAAATGGCCAGCTATGGCCTAAGACAGCGCCTGCCCCGCAATTACCCGCTGAAGTAATTGAAAAGACGGCTCAAAAGTATCGTGAAGCCCTGAGTCGCTTAACTGAGTAG
- the fba gene encoding class II fructose-bisphosphate aldolase (catalyzes the reversible aldol condensation of dihydroxyacetonephosphate and glyceraldehyde 3-phosphate in the Calvin cycle, glycolysis, and/or gluconeogenesis) has product MALVSLRQLLDHAAENGYGLPAFNVNNLEQVTAIMEAANEADSPVIMQASAGARKYAGEAFLRHLISAAVEAYPHIPVVMHQDHGQSPAVCMAAIKSGFTSVMMDGSLEADGKSVASYEYNVDVSREVVKFSHSIGVTVEAELGVLGSLETMQGDKEDGHGADGKMTREQLLTDVEQAADFVKATQCDALAIAIGTSHGAYKFTKKPTGDILAIDRIKEIHARIPNTHLVMHGSSSVPQELLAEIREFGGDMKETYGVPVEEIQEGIKNGVRKINIDTDIRLAMTGAIRRYLFENPSKFDPRDYLKPAREAAKKVCIARFQAFGSAGQASKIKPIPLEKMAELYKSGKLAQIVK; this is encoded by the coding sequence ATGGCTTTAGTATCTTTACGACAACTCTTGGATCATGCTGCCGAAAATGGCTATGGCTTACCAGCTTTCAACGTCAATAACTTAGAGCAAGTGACTGCGATTATGGAAGCTGCAAATGAGGCTGATTCTCCAGTGATCATGCAAGCATCCGCTGGCGCTCGTAAATATGCTGGTGAAGCCTTCCTGCGTCATCTGATATCTGCAGCAGTTGAAGCTTATCCCCACATCCCAGTAGTGATGCATCAGGATCACGGTCAAAGCCCAGCAGTCTGTATGGCTGCTATCAAGAGCGGTTTTACGAGTGTCATGATGGATGGCTCTCTAGAGGCTGATGGCAAATCCGTTGCAAGTTATGAATACAACGTAGATGTTTCTAGAGAAGTCGTGAAGTTCTCTCACTCTATTGGCGTTACCGTTGAAGCTGAGCTTGGCGTATTAGGTTCTTTAGAAACTATGCAGGGCGACAAAGAAGATGGCCATGGTGCTGATGGCAAGATGACTCGCGAGCAATTATTAACGGATGTGGAGCAGGCCGCGGACTTTGTGAAGGCAACTCAGTGTGATGCCTTGGCTATTGCGATTGGTACCAGTCATGGGGCCTATAAATTCACCAAAAAACCTACGGGCGATATTTTGGCAATTGATCGTATTAAAGAAATTCATGCGCGTATTCCGAATACCCACCTGGTAATGCATGGCTCCTCTAGCGTGCCACAAGAGTTGCTCGCTGAGATTCGTGAGTTTGGTGGTGATATGAAAGAAACCTACGGTGTGCCAGTTGAAGAGATTCAAGAGGGCATCAAGAATGGTGTTCGTAAGATCAACATTGACACCGATATTCGTTTGGCGATGACTGGTGCTATCCGCCGTTATCTGTTTGAGAACCCAAGCAAATTTGATCCACGTGATTATCTGAAGCCAGCCCGCGAAGCGGCTAAGAAAGTTTGTATTGCACGTTTCCAAGCATTTGGTTCTGCTGGCCAAGCTTCTAAAATTAAACCGATTCCTTTGGAAAAAATGGCTGAGCTGTATAAGAGCGGTAAGTTAGCTCAGATCGTCAAGTGA
- the pyk gene encoding pyruvate kinase: MLRATKIIATLGPASEKPEVLRDMIRAGVDVVRMNFSHGTVADHKARHDLVRSISAEVGREVGIMADLQGPKIRVGKFVDSKILLKEGEKFILDVACELGNQERVGLDYKELPSDVKSGDRLLLNDGLVVLRVESVKGGEIFTLVEQGGPLSNNKGINRAGGGLTAPALTEKDIADLDAAIAMGVDFLAISFPKDGADMAYARKLADAASAKYGVGKVRTIAKVERAEAIEPEALKSIIAESDGIMVARGDLAIEVGNAAVPALQKRMIAWALEADKFTITATQMMESMINAPVPTRAEVSDVANAVLDGTDAVMLSAESAAGMYPVQTIKAMAEICVEAEKSDRVKIDTDFLDQTFTRIDQTIALGALFTAHHLNANAIAALTDSGSTAIWMSRHNIHVPIFALTSKIATQRALSTYRNVTPIGLDYTKDRDTALQEVEACLKKLGAVKKGDTVVLTSGEPMGEPGGTNTLKIIHVK, translated from the coding sequence ATGCTTAGAGCGACCAAAATTATTGCAACCTTAGGGCCAGCATCAGAAAAGCCTGAAGTTTTACGCGACATGATTCGTGCGGGTGTTGATGTGGTCCGCATGAATTTTTCACACGGCACCGTGGCAGATCATAAGGCACGTCACGATTTAGTCCGCAGCATTTCTGCTGAGGTCGGCAGAGAAGTTGGCATCATGGCCGATCTGCAAGGACCAAAGATTCGTGTTGGCAAATTTGTGGACAGCAAAATTTTGCTGAAAGAGGGCGAGAAATTTATTCTCGATGTGGCTTGTGAGCTTGGCAATCAAGAACGTGTTGGCCTCGACTATAAAGAGCTGCCTAGCGATGTGAAGTCGGGCGATCGTCTTTTATTAAATGACGGCCTAGTTGTACTCCGTGTTGAAAGCGTTAAGGGCGGAGAAATTTTCACGCTCGTGGAGCAAGGTGGCCCGCTCTCAAATAATAAAGGCATTAACCGTGCTGGCGGTGGCTTAACCGCACCCGCTTTGACTGAAAAAGATATTGCTGACTTGGATGCAGCCATTGCAATGGGCGTTGATTTTTTAGCGATCAGCTTCCCTAAAGATGGTGCTGATATGGCTTACGCGCGCAAGTTAGCAGATGCTGCTAGCGCTAAGTATGGCGTTGGTAAGGTAAGAACAATTGCTAAAGTAGAGCGTGCAGAAGCGATTGAGCCTGAAGCATTAAAAAGTATTATTGCTGAAAGCGATGGCATCATGGTTGCCCGTGGTGACCTAGCGATTGAAGTTGGCAATGCCGCAGTACCTGCTTTGCAAAAACGAATGATTGCATGGGCTCTTGAGGCTGATAAATTCACAATCACTGCCACCCAAATGATGGAGTCCATGATTAATGCTCCAGTGCCAACGCGTGCAGAAGTCAGCGACGTGGCAAACGCAGTGCTTGATGGTACTGATGCCGTTATGCTTTCCGCTGAATCTGCCGCTGGCATGTATCCAGTTCAAACCATCAAAGCGATGGCAGAGATCTGTGTGGAGGCAGAGAAGTCAGATCGCGTGAAAATAGATACCGATTTCTTGGATCAAACCTTTACGCGGATTGATCAAACGATTGCCTTAGGCGCTTTATTTACCGCTCATCACCTCAATGCAAACGCGATTGCTGCTTTGACTGATTCAGGTTCAACGGCAATTTGGATGAGTCGTCACAATATTCATGTGCCCATCTTTGCATTGACCTCTAAGATTGCCACTCAACGTGCCTTAAGTACTTACCGTAATGTCACGCCAATTGGCTTGGATTACACCAAGGATCGTGACACTGCCTTGCAAGAAGTAGAGGCATGCTTAAAGAAATTAGGGGCAGTCAAAAAAGGCGATACGGTGGTATTAACTTCTGGTGAGCCAATGGGTGAGCCCGGTGGTACCAATACTCTCAAGATCATTCATGTGAAGTAA
- a CDS encoding phosphoglycerate kinase: MPESLFKVKRLSELAQSGQLKGKRVFIRADLNVPQDEAGNITEDTRIRASMPAVQMCLDAGAAVMVTSHLGRPTEGEFKPEDSLAPVADRIATLLNRKVPLISNWVDGGFEVNPGEIVLLENCRLNVGEKKNNDGLAKKIAALCDVYVNDAFGTAHRAEATTNGVAKFAPIACAGPLMAAELDALSRALASPKRPLVAIVAGSKVSSKLTILKALSEKVDELIVGGGIANTFMLAKGLSIGKSLAEPDLVNEAREIMDLMEKRGAHVPIPEDVVVANELSPLARANRVPADQVAEDDMILDIGPKTAARLSIMLAHAGTIVWNGPLGVFEIDQFGGGTKMLAAAIAHSPAFSIAGGGDTLAAIAKYGIENQVDYISTGGGAFLEFLEGKTLPAFAVLAERAKD, from the coding sequence ATGCCGGAATCCTTATTTAAAGTTAAGCGCTTAAGCGAATTGGCCCAATCAGGCCAATTAAAGGGAAAACGGGTCTTCATTCGCGCTGACCTCAATGTGCCGCAAGACGAGGCTGGAAATATTACCGAAGACACTCGTATTCGGGCATCCATGCCAGCGGTACAAATGTGTTTGGATGCTGGCGCAGCGGTGATGGTCACTTCACATTTAGGTCGACCCACTGAAGGTGAATTTAAGCCTGAAGATAGTTTGGCTCCGGTAGCGGATCGCATTGCCACTTTACTCAATCGTAAAGTACCTCTAATTAGTAATTGGGTAGACGGCGGCTTTGAAGTCAATCCAGGTGAAATAGTTCTCCTCGAAAATTGCCGTTTAAATGTTGGCGAAAAAAAGAATAATGATGGGTTAGCAAAAAAAATTGCTGCTCTGTGTGATGTATATGTAAATGATGCCTTTGGCACAGCACATCGTGCTGAGGCAACCACGAATGGGGTGGCGAAGTTTGCACCGATTGCTTGTGCTGGGCCACTAATGGCGGCTGAGTTAGATGCTTTGAGTCGTGCGTTAGCAAGTCCGAAGCGCCCGCTCGTAGCGATTGTGGCAGGCTCTAAAGTATCTTCTAAGTTGACCATTCTCAAAGCACTCTCTGAAAAAGTAGATGAATTGATTGTTGGTGGTGGTATTGCGAATACATTTATGTTGGCGAAGGGCTTGTCAATTGGGAAGTCTCTTGCTGAGCCAGACTTGGTTAATGAGGCCCGAGAAATCATGGATCTCATGGAAAAGCGTGGCGCACATGTGCCCATTCCCGAAGATGTCGTGGTCGCGAATGAACTCTCGCCACTAGCTCGCGCAAACCGTGTACCTGCAGATCAAGTTGCAGAAGATGACATGATTTTGGATATTGGCCCCAAGACGGCGGCACGTTTATCGATCATGCTTGCGCATGCTGGCACGATCGTTTGGAATGGTCCTCTCGGTGTATTTGAGATTGACCAGTTTGGTGGCGGTACGAAAATGTTGGCTGCAGCAATTGCTCATTCACCTGCATTTTCGATTGCAGGTGGTGGCGATACTTTGGCAGCGATTGCCAAGTATGGTATTGAAAATCAAGTGGATTACATCTCAACTGGCGGGGGCGCTTTCTTGGAATTTCTCGAAGGCAAAACCCTCCCAGCCTTTGCAGTGCTTGCCGAAAGGGCGAAAGACTAA
- a CDS encoding branched-chain amino acid transaminase: protein MSMSDRDGFIWSDGKLIPWREANIHVLTHSLHYGMGVFEGIRAYKTPQGTAIFRLPEHVKRLFNGTKIFQMNMPYSQEEITNGIIDVVNSNKLESCYIRPIIFIGSQKLGISPKGNSIHTAIAAWEWGAYLGEDGLNKGIRVKTSSFTRHFVNSSLVRAKASGYYINSILANQEVTANGYDEALLLDTEGYVSEGSGENIFMISNGIVYTPDLASCLDGITRGSIIQIVKDMGLELREKRITRDEIYSADEAFFTGTAAEVTPIRELDDRTIGDGKRGPITEKIQKIYFDAVYGRSDNYKSWLTYVK, encoded by the coding sequence ATGTCGATGTCCGACCGCGATGGCTTTATTTGGTCCGATGGGAAGCTAATTCCTTGGCGTGAGGCCAATATTCACGTTCTAACCCATAGCCTACATTACGGCATGGGCGTATTTGAAGGTATTCGTGCCTATAAAACCCCCCAAGGTACCGCGATTTTCCGCCTCCCAGAGCACGTTAAACGTCTCTTTAATGGCACCAAGATCTTCCAAATGAACATGCCTTATAGCCAGGAAGAGATCACTAACGGCATTATTGATGTAGTGAACAGCAATAAGCTGGAATCCTGCTATATCCGCCCCATCATCTTTATTGGCTCCCAAAAACTGGGCATCTCCCCTAAAGGCAATAGTATTCATACTGCCATCGCCGCATGGGAATGGGGTGCTTATTTAGGCGAAGATGGCCTCAATAAAGGCATTCGCGTTAAGACCTCCTCCTTTACCCGCCACTTCGTGAATTCTTCACTCGTGCGCGCCAAAGCATCTGGCTATTACATCAACTCCATTCTGGCTAATCAAGAAGTCACCGCCAATGGATACGACGAAGCGTTATTGCTTGATACCGAGGGTTATGTTTCTGAAGGCTCCGGCGAGAATATTTTTATGATCAGTAATGGCATTGTTTACACGCCTGACTTAGCCTCCTGTCTTGACGGCATCACCCGTGGCTCGATCATTCAAATTGTGAAAGACATGGGACTTGAGTTGCGTGAAAAACGTATCACTCGCGATGAGATCTACTCTGCTGATGAAGCCTTCTTTACTGGCACCGCCGCAGAAGTGACACCAATTCGTGAACTTGATGACCGGACGATTGGTGACGGTAAGCGCGGCCCTATCACTGAAAAAATTCAGAAGATCTATTTCGATGCGGTCTATGGCAGAAGCGACAATTACAAATCCTGGCTTACTTACGTTAAATAA
- a CDS encoding zinc-finger domain-containing protein yields the protein MTQAQAMMVDGKDLPLHCPTNKTPAWNSHPRVFLDITKTGEAKCPYCGAEYKLIPGTEPHGH from the coding sequence ATGACTCAAGCTCAAGCAATGATGGTGGATGGTAAAGATCTACCATTACATTGCCCTACCAATAAAACGCCGGCATGGAACTCTCATCCACGAGTATTTTTGGACATCACTAAAACCGGGGAAGCAAAGTGTCCGTATTGCGGCGCTGAGTACAAACTCATTCCTGGCACAGAGCCACACGGACACTAA
- the waaF gene encoding lipopolysaccharide heptosyltransferase II — MQGILIIAPNWIGDAVMTQPLLTRLKAQYPESKIDVLASTWVAPIYRACHAVNEVIEAKFEHQQLQWRLRKQLAKDLQSKNYQACFILPNSFKSALIPWLANIPFRIGYRGELRYGLINLSLDNPSKINRPPMVEHYLALSQLLQDDEESSSSALRPTLNVSSLAKRSVEQKLAGANINPKSLFIFCPGAEYGPTKRWPTKHFAQLAKNILEGDANAQIILLGGKGDQEIAQNIQAETGLHANIHNWCGSTSLDEAIALIGIAKAVVSNDSGLMHIAAALKTPQVAIFGSSDPAHTPPLSDKAKVLWLNLPCSPCHQKICPLGHLRCLNDILPQQVLATLNTLQ, encoded by the coding sequence ATGCAAGGTATTCTGATCATCGCTCCCAACTGGATTGGGGATGCTGTCATGACACAGCCTTTATTGACAAGGCTTAAGGCGCAATATCCAGAATCAAAAATAGATGTACTTGCTAGCACCTGGGTTGCGCCTATTTATCGCGCCTGTCATGCAGTGAACGAAGTCATTGAAGCAAAGTTTGAGCATCAGCAATTACAGTGGAGATTGCGCAAGCAGCTAGCAAAAGATCTTCAATCCAAAAACTATCAAGCCTGCTTTATTTTGCCGAATAGCTTTAAATCCGCACTCATTCCCTGGTTGGCGAACATTCCATTCCGCATTGGGTATCGCGGTGAACTTCGTTATGGCTTAATTAATTTATCACTTGATAACCCAAGCAAAATCAATCGCCCACCGATGGTAGAGCACTACCTCGCCCTTAGTCAGCTCTTACAAGATGACGAAGAAAGTTCATCATCCGCATTAAGACCAACACTTAATGTTTCATCTCTTGCAAAGCGGTCCGTAGAGCAAAAATTGGCGGGGGCCAACATCAACCCCAAGTCTCTTTTTATATTCTGCCCAGGCGCTGAATACGGTCCCACAAAGCGCTGGCCCACCAAGCATTTTGCACAGCTTGCAAAAAATATTCTTGAAGGAGATGCAAACGCCCAAATCATTCTTTTGGGTGGTAAAGGTGATCAAGAAATTGCACAAAATATTCAAGCAGAAACTGGCCTTCACGCTAACATACATAACTGGTGTGGCAGTACTTCTTTGGATGAAGCGATTGCTCTGATTGGCATAGCTAAGGCCGTAGTGAGCAATGACTCTGGATTAATGCATATTGCAGCGGCACTGAAAACTCCTCAGGTAGCCATTTTTGGGTCTAGCGACCCCGCTCATACTCCACCCTTGTCTGATAAAGCTAAAGTGCTTTGGCTTAATCTTCCCTGTAGCCCTTGTCACCAAAAGATCTGTCCATTAGGTCACTTACGGTGCCTCAATGACATCCTCCCGCAGCAAGTTTTGGCTACACTGAATACCTTGCAATAA
- a CDS encoding nuclear transport factor 2 family protein, giving the protein MTKLARLFHNADEVVEAWRDALRHRDVKGALDIWLDDDSITCVLPEGHRLSGHAEIREGLERLLSKQALFLEPIACISHSILGAAVYDTTEAVHLRADQVEAEFFLNITLVLLQDSQGWRIAHLHASRSTDDTFDAPSTPHGLH; this is encoded by the coding sequence ATGACCAAACTAGCCAGACTCTTTCACAATGCAGATGAGGTGGTTGAGGCTTGGCGTGATGCTCTGCGTCATCGAGACGTTAAAGGTGCGTTAGACATTTGGTTAGATGATGACTCCATCACTTGCGTACTTCCTGAGGGACATCGTCTCAGTGGTCACGCAGAAATTCGTGAAGGTTTAGAAAGACTGTTATCTAAACAAGCCTTATTTTTAGAGCCGATTGCTTGCATTAGCCACTCTATTCTTGGAGCGGCGGTGTATGACACTACAGAAGCCGTTCACCTAAGAGCAGATCAAGTCGAAGCTGAATTTTTTCTCAACATCACTTTAGTACTGTTACAAGATAGTCAAGGTTGGCGTATTGCTCACCTGCATGCTAGTCGTTCAACGGATGATACATTTGATGCACCCTCTACTCCACACGGCTTGCATTAA
- a CDS encoding DUF2946 family protein, with the protein MDEQVLRSLIKWPNVPDCFGWLALDRRGQWRMVDEFAQQNKLPGQVIQHIALNEFISRNYASDQLGRFFFQNGPQRVFISLAATPWIVRIIPSEQGQQLMTQCQTQMKPSAALSDENGSIYILGSIKQAIYQDLKTQQFEVEEHDSIGLLHDHDLDQFSELAQLREEACSFGGSWNWHGEQLPLDPIHSEELAKRFGFVKQPKP; encoded by the coding sequence ATGGACGAGCAAGTACTGCGCTCGCTCATTAAATGGCCCAATGTGCCAGATTGCTTTGGCTGGTTAGCCTTAGACCGCCGTGGTCAATGGCGGATGGTTGACGAATTTGCACAACAAAATAAATTACCAGGTCAAGTCATTCAGCATATTGCTTTAAATGAATTCATCTCCCGCAATTACGCGAGCGACCAATTAGGAAGATTCTTTTTCCAGAATGGTCCGCAACGGGTTTTCATTAGTCTAGCAGCAACGCCTTGGATCGTTCGCATCATCCCAAGCGAACAAGGTCAGCAACTCATGACCCAATGTCAAACGCAAATGAAACCAAGCGCTGCGCTTAGTGATGAAAATGGCAGTATCTATATTCTTGGATCGATTAAGCAAGCAATTTATCAAGACCTTAAGACCCAACAGTTTGAAGTCGAAGAACACGATAGCATCGGTCTCTTACATGATCACGATTTAGATCAATTTTCCGAGCTAGCCCAGCTTCGCGAAGAGGCCTGTAGTTTCGGTGGTTCTTGGAATTGGCATGGCGAACAATTACCTCTAGATCCAATACATTCTGAAGAGCTAGCTAAGCGATTTGGTTTCGTTAAACAACCAAAGCCTTAA
- a CDS encoding M48 family metalloprotease: MQDIKSVKNISVWQRLLAMHLVLGLACTGTTPLYAAPATGDVSVEGNSAAIQNIGRAMQSPDARPANAPTRNTLQSQPTIILPDMGDPGGDALSRVDERRYGELIMRQIRPDADYSNDLPIYDYLNQMERRLIQAAKKLQLGGANEQGSGAYNFEVFAVKDSSINAFALPGGFIGFHTGLIVSAESDSEVASVMGHETGHVLQRHLARQMDKQTTNTMIAIAGMVLGALAMSRNPQAAAGLMQGGQAAAINNQLSYSRDAEREADRIGFQILDASGYDVNGAPGFFQRLQKATGIMDKGVPAYVRTHPLTTDRIADMQDRARTVPSRNVPTAVEFYFIKARARMEQAGSSSGLYDLKNTFDSLSKQQPIGKQIEGFYGLSLIAQRQGKWDQAEVDLQQARNLTQKASAPGSPIQRQSLSLEITASELALAKGKKEEALQIAQAALRAYPQSYAAGAAMVNAELKTGRTNDAIAWLKARTRSQPNEIVWWSMLSNAYDQANNVPMRHYALGEKYALEGAWPSAIEQLKIARSAGGSDFYQGSSIDARLREMQRQYQDELKEQGKQLPG; this comes from the coding sequence ATGCAAGATATAAAGTCTGTTAAAAATATTTCGGTTTGGCAGCGTCTTTTAGCGATGCACCTCGTTCTGGGGCTGGCTTGTACTGGGACTACTCCTCTGTATGCCGCACCTGCTACTGGAGATGTTTCTGTAGAGGGAAATTCTGCCGCCATCCAAAATATTGGTCGGGCGATGCAGTCTCCAGATGCCCGTCCTGCTAATGCTCCAACACGCAATACTCTTCAAAGTCAGCCAACGATTATTTTGCCTGACATGGGTGATCCAGGCGGTGATGCTTTAAGTCGGGTAGACGAGCGAAGATACGGTGAGTTGATCATGCGCCAAATTAGGCCTGACGCAGATTATTCAAATGATTTGCCTATATATGACTATCTCAATCAAATGGAGCGCCGCTTAATACAGGCCGCTAAAAAATTACAACTTGGTGGTGCGAACGAACAAGGTAGCGGCGCCTATAACTTTGAAGTATTTGCGGTCAAAGATAGCAGCATTAATGCGTTTGCCTTACCGGGCGGCTTTATTGGTTTTCATACTGGTTTGATAGTCAGTGCAGAGTCGGACTCTGAAGTTGCTTCAGTCATGGGTCATGAAACAGGTCACGTCTTGCAGCGCCACCTAGCCAGACAAATGGATAAGCAGACAACAAATACTATGATTGCGATTGCTGGCATGGTATTAGGTGCATTGGCGATGTCACGCAATCCTCAGGCCGCTGCTGGCTTAATGCAGGGTGGTCAAGCCGCAGCAATCAATAATCAACTGTCTTATTCAAGAGATGCAGAGCGTGAGGCGGATCGTATTGGCTTTCAGATCTTGGATGCTAGTGGATATGATGTGAATGGTGCCCCCGGTTTTTTTCAGCGTTTGCAAAAAGCGACTGGCATTATGGATAAGGGCGTACCAGCATATGTGCGTACTCACCCTTTAACTACTGATCGTATCGCTGATATGCAGGATCGCGCACGTACTGTTCCTTCTCGCAATGTACCAACTGCTGTTGAGTTTTATTTTATTAAGGCGCGCGCTCGAATGGAGCAGGCTGGTAGCTCGAGTGGGCTCTACGACTTAAAAAATACTTTTGATAGTCTCAGTAAGCAGCAACCAATTGGTAAACAGATAGAAGGCTTTTATGGGCTTTCACTCATCGCTCAGCGTCAGGGTAAATGGGATCAGGCAGAAGTCGATTTACAACAGGCCCGCAATTTAACGCAAAAGGCTAGTGCACCGGGCTCGCCGATTCAGCGTCAAAGCTTATCTCTTGAGATTACCGCCTCAGAGCTTGCTTTGGCTAAGGGTAAAAAAGAAGAAGCTTTACAGATTGCACAGGCTGCATTGCGTGCTTATCCTCAGTCTTACGCTGCTGGAGCAGCTATGGTGAATGCCGAGCTCAAGACAGGTCGCACTAATGATGCGATTGCTTGGCTCAAGGCTCGCACCAGATCCCAGCCAAATGAAATTGTTTGGTGGAGTATGCTATCAAATGCGTATGATCAGGCAAATAATGTGCCTATGCGTCACTATGCTTTGGGTGAGAAATATGCGCTTGAGGGTGCTTGGCCATCTGCAATTGAGCAACTCAAAATTGCTCGCAGTGCCGGCGGCTCAGATTTTTACCAAGGTTCGAGCATTGATGCGCGTCTTCGTGAAATGCAAAGGCAATACCAAGACGAGCTCAAAGAGCAGGGCAAACAACTTCCTGGGTAG